The following are encoded in a window of Oreochromis aureus strain Israel breed Guangdong linkage group 10, ZZ_aureus, whole genome shotgun sequence genomic DNA:
- the kcnj15 gene encoding ATP-sensitive inward rectifier potassium channel 15: MAKGNKDFQRRIVSKDGHNMVRIDNVEGMVKLYLHDIWTTVVDMKWRYKLTLFASTFVMTWFIFGVIFYFIGMGNGDFEPDLNSTHTPCVMNVETLTGAFLFSLESQTTIGYGFRYISEECPLAIFTLVAQLVITGLAEIFVTGAFLAKLARPKKRAETIKFSQVAVICKQQGKLCLMVRVANMRKSLLIQCQLTGKLLQPYATEEGEKTQVHQSSVDFNMDSGGECPFLILPLTFYHVLDQHSPLAGLTAENLETRRFELLITLNATMESTAATCQRRTSYMPDEILWGYEFKPVLYSTPSGRFVADFNFFDKVQKSSDPDFHSDSSEKLKLERDFREE, encoded by the coding sequence ATGGCTAAAGGGAATAAAGATTTCCAGCGAAGGATTGTGTCCAAGGATGGCCACAACATGGTAAGGATCGATAACGTGGAGGGCATGGTCAAGCTGTACCTGCACGACATCTGGACAACTGTGGTGGACATGAAATGGCGCTACAAACTCACCTTATTTGCCTCGACCTTTGTCATGACCTGGTTCATCTTTGGGGTAATCTTTTACTTCATTGGAATGGGCAACGGAGACTTTGAGCCAGATTTAAATTCTACCCACACCCCATGCGTGATGAACGTGGAAACGCTCACTGGAGCCTTCCTCTTCTCTCTGGAGTCGCAGACCACCATTGGTTATGGTTTTCGTTACATCTCTGAAGAGTGCCCTCTGGCCATCTTCACTCTGGTGGCTCAGCTTGTCATCACTGGACTGGCCGAGATCTTTGTTACCGGTGCCTTCCTGGCCAAACTAGCTCGACCCAAAAAGCGAGCGGAGACCATCAAGTTCAGCCAGGTGGCGGTGATCTGCAAGCAGCAAGGAAAGCTGTGTCTGATGGTGAGGGTGGCCAACATGAGGAAGAGCCTCCTGATCCAGTGCCAGCTAACAGGAAAGCTCCTTCAACCCTACGCGACCGAGGAGGGCGAGAAGACGCAAGTCCACCAGAGCTCTGTTGATTTCAACATGGACTCCGGTGGCGAGTGCCCCTTCCTTATCCTCCCTCTCACCTTCTATCACGTCCTAGACCAGCACAGCCCGCTGGCAGGACTGACGGCAGAAAACCTGGAAACCCGTAGGTTTGAGTTGCTCATCACCCTCAATGCCACCATGGAGTCGACGGCAGCCACGTGTCAGAGACGTACCTCCTACATGCCTGACGAGATCCTGTGGGGTTATGAGTTCAAACCGGTGCTGTATAGCACCCCCAGTGGACGCTTTGTGGCAGACTTCAACTTTTTTGACAAGGTGCAAAAGAGCAGTGATCCAGACTTCCACAGCGACAGTTCAGAGAAGCTGAAACTCGAGAGGGACTTCAGGGAAGAATAG
- the smg8 gene encoding protein SMG8, translated as MKEANMARPVSVGDLLQADLLEDAAYREEGLCVVGIFGKSNMQPGALKESLINTLADKHLFSMFGGPEDGGTPSSHIQAFYNQENRVLYLLLSSVCDSRQLLRACLSLDTGSGHSDAHDFWKGLERQHCLHLLYMFSVCHVLLLVHPNQTFDVTYDRLFRALDALRQKVLPLIRAAIKDSPVSKEWKLNCRPCPPRLLFVFQMNVTLKVSANGSESNPDKPKKHSPRRRLQHALEDQIYRIFRKSRVLTNQSSNCLFTVPANQAFVYVIPALDEDPLGALLGQLRSNCMLSEQDSSVSVSGPRRYQQIRHSARHPSSSGDSGSISIGSQLVDCSLKEFLWQHVDLVLTKKGFDDSVGRNPQPSHFELPTYTKWVQVASRLHQVLIKNTDEEMAELATKVQSQVKVLEGFLDADTKFSENRCQKALPLAHSAYQSNLPHNYTTTVHKNQLAHALRVYSQHARGVAFQRYALQLHEDCYNFWSNGHQLCEERSLTDQHCVHKFHLLPQPGEKPDMDHNPPIMNHNSRGRSTSSCNCGRKQAPREDPFDIQAGNYDFYQMLEEKCCGKLERIEFPVFQPSTPDPAPANQAQRNPCEASGSGDAERLKEPSTAQSHTPGDTSLSLALSLGQSTDSLGPYGDGDGAETQVQQKRPSLVDRQPSTVEYLPGMMHSGCPKGLLPKFSSWSLVKLGPAKSYNCHTGLEQPGFLPGSSFLLPWDLVIRSRSEEDAGLMEPLDGGTSSWPAPNKTLVGKRGSTGGLGRSRRREDMARIFVGFEYEDGRGRRFISCGPDKVVKVLGPGGAKDPATRVLNTDMPLYIPSPSQGRGLKPHFAQLARLFVVVPDAPLEVTLNPQVQPGPPPCPIFHPEQTEISLPPDGLWVLRFPYSYATERSPCYPPKENQPLNNYKVLRGILKATTATSPPQ; from the exons ATGAAGGAAGCAAACATGGCTCGTCCCGTCAGTGTGGGGGATCTACTACAAGCAGACCTCCTGGAGGATGCTGCTTACCGGGAAGAGGGGCTGTGTGTGGTCGGTATTTTCGGTAAAAGCAACATGCAGCCCGGCGCGCTGAAGGAGTCTCTGATCAACACACTGGCGGACAAGCACCTTTTCTCGATGTTCGGCGGACCGGAGGACGGCGGCACGCCTAGCAGCCACATCCAGGCTTTTTATAACCAGGAGAACCGGGTGCTGTACCTCCTACTCTCCTCCGTCTGCGACAGCCGACAGCTGCTGCGGGCCTGCCTGTCTCTGGACACCGGGAGCGGACACTCTGACGCCCACGACTTCTGGAAGGGCCTGGAGCGGCAGCACTGCCTCCACCTGCTCTACATGTTCTCCGTGTGTCACGTCCTGTTGCTCGTCCACCCCAACCAGACCTTCGACGTGACCTACGACCGGCTCTTCCGAGCTCTGGACGCTCTGCGGCAGAAGGTTCTGCCTCTGATCCGGGCTGCCATCAAAGACTCCCCGGTGTCCAAAGAGTGGAAGCTGAACTGCCGGCCCTGCCCTCCACGGCTCCTCTTCGTCTTCCAGATGAACGTCACTCTGAAG GTTTCTGCAAACGGCTCAGAGTCAAACCCTGACAAACCTAAGAAGCACTCCCCCAGGCGGAGGCTTCAGCACGCCTTGGAAGACCAGATTTATCGCATCTTCCGTAAAAGCCGAGTTCTCACCAACCAGAGTAGCAACTGCTTGTTCACGGTGCCCGCCAACCAGGCGTTTGTGTACGTGATCCCAGCACTAGATGAGGACCCCTTAGGTGCATTGCTCGGTCAGCTGCGGTCCAACTGCATGTTGTCTGAGCAAGACTCCTCCGTGTCCGTGTCGGGGCCGAGGCGCTATCAGCAGATACGGCATTCAGCTCGGCACCCCAGCAGCAGCGGAGACTCAGGCAGCATATCGATAGGCAGTCAGCTGGTGGACTGCAGCTTGAAGGAATTCCTCTGGCAGCATGTCGACCTGGTGCTCACCAAAAAAGGTTTCGATGACAGCGTCGGCCGCAACCCGCAGCCTTCGCACTTTGAGCTGCCGACCTACACCAAATGGGTCCAGGTCGCCTCCAGACTCCACCAGGTCCTCATCAAAAACACAGACGAAGAAATGGCTGAGCTAGCCACAAAAGTGCAAAGCCAGGTGAAGGTTTTGGAGGGTTTTCTCGACGCTGACACAAAGTTCTCTGAGAACAGGTGCCAAAAAGCTCTGCCTCTGGCTCACAGCGCCTACCAGTCCAATCTCCCCCATAACTACACCACCACGGTCCATAAAAACCAGTTGGCTCACGCTCTGCGGGTGTACAGCCAGCACGCTCGAGGCGTGGCTTTCCAACGCTACGCTTTGCAGCTTCATGAGGACTGCTACAACTTTTGGAGCAACGGACACCAGCTGTGTGAGGAGCGAAGTCTGACTGACCAGCACTGTGTTCACAAATTCCACCTGCTGCCTCAGCCAG GAGAGAAGCCTGACATGGATCACAACCCACCAATCATGAATCACAACAGTAGGGGGCGCTCCACCAGCTCCTGTAACTGTGGACGGAAACAAGCTCCCCGTGAGGATCCTTTTGACATCCAGGCAGGAAATTACGACTTCTACCAG ATGCTGGAGGAGAAATGCTGCGGGAAGCTGGAGAGGATTGAGTTTCCAGTGTTCCAGCCCAGCACTCCTGACCCGGCCCCGGCAAACCAGGCTCAGAGAAACCCCTGTGAGGCTTCAGGATCGGGTGACGCAGAGAGGCTGAAGGAGCCCAGCACTGCCCAGAGCCACACGCCTGGAGACACCAGCCTTAGCCTGGCTCTCAGTCTAGGCCAGTCTACAGACAGCTTGGGGCCCTACGGGGACGGAGACGGAGCCGAAACACAAGTCCAGCAAAAGAGGCCGAGCCTTGTTGACCGGCAGCCCTCCACTGTGGAGTACCTTCCTGGAATGATGCACTCTGGCTGCCCTAAAGGTCTCCTCCCTAAATTCTCCAGCTGGTCACTGGTGAAACTTGGCCCAGCAAAGTCATATAACTGCCACACGGGCCTGGAGCAGCCAGGTTTCCTCCCCGGCTCCTCATTCCTCTTGCCGTGGGACTTGGTGATTCGCTCCCGATCGGAGGAAGATGCAGGACTAATGGAGCCTTTGGACGGAGGCACGTCCTCGTGGCCAGCCCCCAACAAGACCCTCGTGGGAAAGCGAGGCAGCACCGGTGGGCTCGGTAGGAGTCGCAGGAGGGAAGACATGGCTCGCATCTTTGTGGGGTTCGAGTATGAAGACGGCAGGGGGAGACGCTTCATCAGCTGCGGGCCTGATAAAGTAGTGAAGGTGCTGGGGCCGGGGGGCGCTAAAGATCCTGCCACCAGGGTGCTAAACACCGACATGCCGCTGTACATCCCATCTCCCTCCCAGGGCCGTGGCTTGAAGCCCCACTTCGCCCAGTTGGCACGCCTTTTTGTTGTAGTGCCTGACGCCCCACTGGAGGTTACCCTCAACCCACAG gTACAGCCAGGCCCTCCTCCCTGTCCGATCTTCCACCCAGAGCAGACTGAAATATCGTTGCCACCTGATGGCCTTTGGGTGCTGCGGTTTCCCTATTCCTACGCCACAGAGCGTAGTCCCTGTTACCCCCCCAAAGAGAACCAGCCCCTCAACAACTACAAGGTGCTGCGAGGTATCCTGAAGGCCACCACTGCCACCTCGCCACCGCAATAA